Genomic window (uncultured Flavobacterium sp.):
ACAGCATTTATTATTGCAGGAATTGGTATTGGAAATGTAATTTCATGGATGACACCTTCTATTCTAGGAACTATTTATATTTTTTATTGGAATAGAAAAATAGCTCCAAAACCAATAAAAGTAGTAAAGGTTTAAAATTTTGTTTCACGCAGATTTTGCAGATTGAGCAGATTTACACTGATTATTCTAATTAAAAAATCATTCTAATCTGTATAATCTGTGGCAAAAAAATTAGAAACAAGTTAGACGCACTGCTGTGCGTCTCTACGTTAAATCAACCTTAGAACCTTAGCAACTCAGAACCTCAGAACCTTTTTCCTAATAAAGCATCTGAACTTCTTTAATATCAAATTCTGAAACTGAATCGTCTTCTAATAAAATTTGAATTTTTCCAACTGAAGAAACGCCTTGAATGATTCCCATGAAATTTTGCCCCGAGGTTTCGGGATCTAGGTTTTTGAATGGCATTGGAACTCCTTTTCGGAATAATGTCTCAAAATAAGTCGCCCAGAAACTCTCTGAATTAGTTTTCCATAATTCGATTTTTTCTTTCATTTTTTCGACGATTAAAACTGGCAGTGCATCTTTATCAAAAGTATTTCCGGCAATGACCGCCAAGGACGATGCATTTGGCAAATGATCAAAATTAGTTTGGTTGACATTTAGTCCTAACCCGACAACTGACACGATTCTGCCATCACTTTTTATAGTATTTTCGATTAATATGCCACCAATTTTCTTATTGTATGACATAATGTCGTTTGGCCATTTTATACTTAAATCAGAAATATTCAATGTTTTTAAAACCTCTATAACTGCTAATGAAACTACTATGCTGAGATTAAAAACCTGTTCAT
Coding sequences:
- a CDS encoding biotin--[acetyl-CoA-carboxylase] ligase, translated to MKLIKLDAIDSTNDFLKSLSSQDELDNFTVVTAENQTKGKGQMGAKWQSESGKNLIMSVLVKEFLYNNEQVFNLSIVVSLAVIEVLKTLNISDLSIKWPNDIMSYNKKIGGILIENTIKSDGRIVSVVGLGLNVNQTNFDHLPNASSLAVIAGNTFDKDALPVLIVEKMKEKIELWKTNSESFWATYFETLFRKGVPMPFKNLDPETSGQNFMGIIQGVSSVGKIQILLEDDSVSEFDIKEVQMLY